In the genome of Thunnus albacares chromosome 16, fThuAlb1.1, whole genome shotgun sequence, the window TCAAATCATGTCAGTCCCTACACATTACTATTAAAGGAAAAGAGACCTTTGGGGAATTACTACCTcttatttataaaaacaatggCAGTGATTTTATTGCAACTTCTGGCTATTCTAGAGTTTGTGTAACAAGCATTATTCACTTGTGCACATGAAATAAAGATGTTTAAGTAAGTCTAGATTGTCATATTGCCAGATGGAAAAGGTGCTTCATATAATATACCAGAAAACACTATTTCTATATTTGTAaccaataattattttttattattggttTATCTATTGtgtttattgattcattgaccTCTTTCTTTAGCCAAGAAAATGTCGATAATATTGCCAAATGTCCAACTTACAGGGATTCAAAGTGATGACTTGTGTCTTTTGGTTCAGCAATCAAAAAAACCCAAAGgtattaaatttacaatgaCAATTAAGAGACAAaccagcaaatcctcacatttgtgAAGCTATAACcagctttctttttcttgaagGACACAAAATGACACATGATGTTTCAGATAATGTGTGACTTAGAGCTGAGATGTGTGtatcatctctttttttccgTAGACATAGAAGATCATAAAAAATGGAGAACGGGGACACCTGCAGCCTGAAGGAACAAAAGATGATTGACGCTAACACAATATGGCAGTGGCGCATCATGCTTGTAAAGAAATATTCGAAAAGTCCAGACCCATTTTATCATTGCAATAAAATAGGATTAGATTTTAATGTTGGATCCAGCACACAGAAAAAACTGGACTTAAAGTTGTTGACAAATGGTGTCATACTTGAGGTCTGTGACTTTGCTAAAACGGTTAACAAAAGTAAAGAGCATCTGATCCCAAACGTTCTGGAGAACAAGTTTGATCTTCGATTGGAAAGCGAACAAATATTAACAACTCGATTTCGTCTCAAAATCAGAGACCTAATCAAAAAACCGCCCAAAGATGAACGAGAAGCTTTTCCTTACTTTGACACCTCATCTAATCCAGAACTtaacagcaacagcagaaaTGGACTGAACAAGGCATCTACAGAATGTAAGACTGAAGGACACTTGGTGGAAGTGGATGACAATGATGATAGTGAACAAGAAGACAAATCCAAGTGTTCACAAGCACCATctaagaaatacagaaaaacagaaagtctCTCAGAGGAGATAGATGGACTACATGCTGCTGACAATGAACTTGAGGATGAATTAAAGTCTTCAGGTGAACAGTCAACAGAAGAAATCAGAGATGATGTTCCTCCCTCCTCATTCCCTTATTGTGAAGAAATTGGTCTGAACCTTGATGCTGGATCAAAGCAAAGTCTAGATCCAGGTTTGTTAACAAAGGGTGTGATGTTAGAACTACTACATCTCCGTAAAGCAGTGACTGCATTCTATAGCCCTATTGTTCTGGCTGTGTTGGAGCATAATTTTGAACTTGACATAAAAAGTATAAAGGCAAAAAATCAAATTTGGTTTAAGATATCACACCTGCTGAGAAGGAGCAACGCCAATGCTGTCAAAAACAGCCAAGAGTTTAAAAATGAGCCATTTACCTTTGAGACAAACCCCATGAAAGTGCACAGAAAAGTGCAGACAAATGCGCTGTCTAATATGAGAGTCCCACTATATGGATTTAAGGAAGTAACAAAACGAAGGCAGTCtgatttaaaaagtaaacaaaaaaagagggCTCTTTTAACAACAAATGAACAGGTAACCAAGAGGTGTAGAAGTGGACAGTCTGAACACATGGAGACAAATAACCTTCAAATATTGAATGGCCATGGCTACACATGTCCTCTAGGAGAGTCTGATCTAGACTCAGACAAAGTCACAGATTCAGGAAACGCTGGCAATCAGGATCACTCACAAAACTCAACAAGATGTTCAACGTTGAGTCCCGACGTACCTAGAAAATCAAGTTATCTGGGTACTCATGAGCCTTTCCTCACCACCACTGATGGTTCATCCAGTTTACCAATCGTAAACTCAAGTGCGAACCCACTGTTTGCAAGTTATCCTGACAAAAGAGAGCCATGTAGAGGTGAAGAGCAAACACAGAATCcaagaaatataataaagaaatgcGACTTGGAACAAGAGGAAATGGAAACTGAGAATGACATGTGGAAGTTGCGTGCCAACCGCGTTAAACAAATTCTATCCGTACTAGACCGTTCATTCCAGTGGTCCAAGAAAGTTGGCCTGGATTTCAATGTTGGATTTGGCCCAAAGCAAAACCTCAGTGTTGAATCTTTGACTAATTCTATTCTGCTTGAAGTTGCTAAATTTGCCTTGGCGATGAATTCATCCCAACAGGATTTCATCATGGAGATTCTTGAGTACAACTTTGACCTCGAGATACAGAGTAAATACCTTAGGAGTACTTTTGAGCATGAAATTATGACTGCAGTGAAACAGCTGAAAGGTTGTGAAGATGCTGTCAGATTCTCAAAAGAGGTCTTTGAACTTCCACGTCCCATGTTATCATTTATAATGGCAAATCAGAGCACAGACAGTGTATCAACGATGGACTGTGACCCCCCAGGTTCACATGCTGAAACTAAAGAGCATATTTCCCAGAAAAGCGAGAACCTTCATCCTTTCTGCAAGGAAATAGGTCTGAGGCTACACATGAACAATCACAAACCAAATGAAAAACTGGACATAAGAAAACTGACCAAAGGAGCAGTGACTGAAGTGACGAACTTTGCAGAAAAGTTGTGTGGTACATTTGAGCAGATATGTCTTGATATCCTCATACACAACTTTGATTTTGAATTGCAAAGTGGAGATTCTGACCTTGCCAGAGACATTGTTGTGCAAATTCCTTTTGTAAAGGATCAGAGGAATCTGTCAAATTGCGCACAATCTTACAGAAAATTGAAGCGCTTTAAAAAAGATTTCCCAGTAATGACAAAACTGGATTGTCAGAACAACCCCAGTTTAGATGCATGTACTACTGGATCTTCCCAGGCCTCAGATTTAGACCGAAATGTAGGCAGTTCCATTGACATTGATCGACAAAGTGAAGACAATAAAAATCTGTGGAAATTGCGTACTGATCGTGTCCAGCGCATTTTCTCAATGCCTCATGAAGAACACTGCCCACTGTATTCTTACTCAAGATGCAAGAAATTAGGCATTGATTTCAATTTAGGATCTGGAGTAAAACAAAACCTTGATCCAAATTTACTGACCAATGGTGTCATGGTTGAAGTTTACACTTTTGCTACAGCACTGCAGTCAGCTCGAAAGCATTTCATCACAGATATACTGGAGTATAATTTCCATCTTAATTTGAAGGATGAGCTGTATCGTGTTGCCTTTGCACAGAAAATTCAGACAAAAATCAGAGTAATGAATTTATCTCGAAAATCTAGCACCCCTCGAATGAAAATGCCCTTTGAACTCCCTGACTCGAGGTGCATGGAAGAGTCACATCATGCAAGAACTACAGTCTGCCCCAAATGCTACCAAGacagaaatgatgatgaaaggCTTCATCAGGATGAATCTGACCCGGATCACATGCATCATCCTCATCCAAATGCCATGACTGATGCAATCTCTGCTAGTGCAAACTGTTTGGCACAAAAGCCTACAAATGATCCGTCCACTGCCTTCCCAATGATGGAGGAAACAATCATGCAGAGTTACCCTAGCTGCAAGAAAATAGGTTTAAGCCTGTGTGTGAACAAGGACCAGCCAAAGGACAAGCTTAGCACCCATGTACTGACACTGGGGATTATGAATGAAGTGGCTCATTTTGCCCAAAAATTGTGTGGGGTATCAAAAAATAAGATCATAAATGAGGTCCTTGAACACAATTTCAACTTTGGCTTCCAGAACAGAGACATAAATCCTGCACTGCAGTTCTGCAGAATGATGACACAAACCAACAGAGGGCTTTCTTGGTTCAGTGAAGTTTTTGTCGTTCAGCCATGTTCTCACAGAGTCCCTGGAGATGTGAGTAAACTGAAAGAGGTATCTGCCATGCAGAAAACTGAAAGGAAGgaaacaaccaaaaaaagaaagctaGCACTGCaaacaaagaaggaaagagCCTCACTACTAAGTCAAAATAAGCGTGTTGTAAAAACAAGGAAACATGTTCAGGATAGAAGACCGCGCTTTCCAGTTTGCAAGGAAATAGGTCTGGACCTTGATGTGACATTAAAATCAGGGGACAAAGAAAAACTGGACTTGAAGCTATTGACCAGAGCTGTAGTGTATGAAATACATAAATTTGCAGCTAAGAGAGCACGACAGTATTTCCCACGCACTGTGTTTGACATCCTTGACTACAACTTTGATCTTAGTTCACAACATTACAGGCGCTGGGAATTTTCCATAGCTGTTGCATCCCAAATCAAAACCATGGTCAAACAATATTGGAAAAAGCTAGACAGAGCACAGGAGGTCTTTGAATTGCCATTTGTGTTTGATCCCAAAGCTTCACAAAGGTTCgtaaaagagagacaaaataagaaaagtGCAAACACTCCCCTGGAAGaaccaaacaagaaaacaaatgaacaggGTAGATTTGTGAGACAAATGAGATACTGTCCAAATATCAATCGCATCCGTTTTCTCGATAATTTCAAAATTGAGGCACCTTGGTTTGATGAGGACACAAAATCCCTAACAGATTCTGATGCCATAATGCAGGTGAATGGGAGTACATGCAGTGCAGGTTGTGACAGTCATATCCAGGGTAACATGCAGATTAAAGTGGAGGGATATGGTACACATTATGGCGATATGAAACCAGAACCAGACAATGGGGAAAAACATCATCCACATGTCAAACCAGAGTCAAATACTGAAGACGTCAAGTATTTAGTCTCAGGTGACCCTGCAGGGTCCCTTGGATATACTTTAACTGTATGTCCGAACTCTGAAAGCAATATCAAAACAGAATTGGACACTGATGACGTCCAGTATTACATCCTGGCTGAACCACAAGGACCTGAAGGATACACTATGCTAGCTGTATGCCCAAACACTGAGGGTAGCTTCAAAACTGAATCATACACTGAGGATGTTGAGTATTTAGTCACAGTTGAAGGACCAGGATCCCCAGAATACTCTGTGATAACCATATGTCAGGACACTGAGAATGCATTGATCAAAGAAGAGCAAGAAAATGTGCCAGCTGACTCGTACATTCAGATGGTGGTGTCTGATTTACGTCAGGGAGTTGCGTCATACACAGAAAATGAAGTGGACATTAAACAGGAATGATGTCATTTAATGCTGCAGGAATGTATAAGTGTGCAATCTTAAACAAGAAATAGAGGTGTGGGAGcctgaaatacaacaa includes:
- the LOC122965463 gene encoding uncharacterized protein LOC122965463, which encodes MENGDTCSLKEQKMIDANTIWQWRIMLVKKYSKSPDPFYHCNKIGLDFNVGSSTQKKLDLKLLTNGVILEVCDFAKTVNKSKEHLIPNVLENKFDLRLESEQILTTRFRLKIRDLIKKPPKDEREAFPYFDTSSNPELNSNSRNGLNKASTECKTEGHLVEVDDNDDSEQEDKSKCSQAPSKKYRKTESLSEEIDGLHAADNELEDELKSSGEQSTEEIRDDVPPSSFPYCEEIGLNLDAGSKQSLDPGLLTKGVMLELLHLRKAVTAFYSPIVLAVLEHNFELDIKSIKAKNQIWFKISHLLRRSNANAVKNSQEFKNEPFTFETNPMKVHRKVQTNALSNMRVPLYGFKEVTKRRQSDLKSKQKKRALLTTNEQVTKRCRSGQSEHMETNNLQILNGHGYTCPLGESDLDSDKVTDSGNAGNQDHSQNSTRCSTLSPDVPRKSSYLGTHEPFLTTTDGSSSLPIVNSSANPLFASYPDKREPCRGEEQTQNPRNIIKKCDLEQEEMETENDMWKLRANRVKQILSVLDRSFQWSKKVGLDFNVGFGPKQNLSVESLTNSILLEVAKFALAMNSSQQDFIMEILEYNFDLEIQSKYLRSTFEHEIMTAVKQLKGCEDAVRFSKEVFELPRPMLSFIMANQSTDSVSTMDCDPPGSHAETKEHISQKSENLHPFCKEIGLRLHMNNHKPNEKLDIRKLTKGAVTEVTNFAEKLCGTFEQICLDILIHNFDFELQSGDSDLARDIVVQIPFVKDQRNLSNCAQSYRKLKRFKKDFPVMTKLDCQNNPSLDACTTGSSQASDLDRNVGSSIDIDRQSEDNKNLWKLRTDRVQRIFSMPHEEHCPLYSYSRCKKLGIDFNLGSGVKQNLDPNLLTNGVMVEVYTFATALQSARKHFITDILEYNFHLNLKDELYRVAFAQKIQTKIRVMNLSRKSSTPRMKMPFELPDSRCMEESHHARTTVCPKCYQDRNDDERLHQDESDPDHMHHPHPNAMTDAISASANCLAQKPTNDPSTAFPMMEETIMQSYPSCKKIGLSLCVNKDQPKDKLSTHVLTLGIMNEVAHFAQKLCGVSKNKIINEVLEHNFNFGFQNRDINPALQFCRMMTQTNRGLSWFSEVFVVQPCSHRVPGDVSKLKEVSAMQKTERKETTKKRKLALQTKKERASLLSQNKRVVKTRKHVQDRRPRFPVCKEIGLDLDVTLKSGDKEKLDLKLLTRAVVYEIHKFAAKRARQYFPRTVFDILDYNFDLSSQHYRRWEFSIAVASQIKTMVKQYWKKLDRAQEVFELPFVFDPKASQRFVKERQNKKSANTPLEEPNKKTNEQGRFVRQMRYCPNINRIRFLDNFKIEAPWFDEDTKSLTDSDAIMQVNGSTCSAGCDSHIQGNMQIKVEGYGTHYGDMKPEPDNGEKHHPHVKPESNTEDVKYLVSGDPAGSLGYTLTVCPNSESNIKTELDTDDVQYYILAEPQGPEGYTMLAVCPNTEGSFKTESYTEDVEYLVTVEGPGSPEYSVITICQDTENALIKEEQENVPADSYIQMVVSDLRQGVASYTENEVDIKQE